A part of Mesorhizobium japonicum MAFF 303099 genomic DNA contains:
- a CDS encoding PLP-dependent aminotransferase family protein, translated as MSYRYNSVVDLIHKQISAGTLKVGDRLPSIRQLSLLTGFSTVTIHHAYELLESHGYCSARPRSGFYLVRTPLQQMGDFPHDGENSIEPISIVDFPHALLLSWQKRTLDAFGAPHPSADLFDCADVDRVMCRLLRRRKAIAANSVGGDPELRLQIAKRAAQRGVVTRPQDIVITGSAIQAFNLCLDALTDPGDVVLVESPSYFPALSSIKRRNLRVIEIYSHPVNGIDPDQLEHLVRNNEIRVAVLMASNHFPTGITYSEDRMKRIVSVAKKNDVTIIANSMLDDITYDSVTDNSLRKFDSGETVLQFSSFECGLSPQYGLGWIVAGKHSQKILAASYLGDYAPNDQRIQQAVAEYLSSRSHDRQLRRIRETLASRMERGLQLLADSLPTGCSVSRPTGGYMCWVRGPQKFTSMTAVLQLHKQNVSILPGSVFSAAARSFENFFALNLSFPWSAENEAKIGSIGDLIAQIVGR; from the coding sequence ATGTCTTATCGCTACAATTCTGTTGTCGACCTTATTCACAAGCAAATAAGCGCTGGCACTCTAAAGGTTGGCGACCGTCTGCCGTCGATCAGGCAGCTCAGCCTCCTGACCGGTTTCAGCACCGTCACGATCCACCACGCGTACGAACTGCTTGAAAGCCATGGGTATTGCAGTGCGCGCCCCCGATCAGGGTTTTACCTGGTGCGTACCCCACTACAACAAATGGGCGATTTTCCACATGACGGCGAGAACTCGATCGAACCTATCTCGATCGTGGACTTCCCACATGCCCTGCTGCTGTCATGGCAAAAGCGGACGCTGGATGCCTTCGGCGCACCTCATCCCAGCGCCGACCTGTTCGATTGCGCTGACGTCGACAGGGTGATGTGTCGCCTTCTAAGGCGGAGAAAGGCGATTGCCGCCAACTCCGTAGGAGGCGACCCTGAACTCCGCCTCCAAATTGCGAAGCGCGCAGCGCAGCGCGGCGTCGTTACCCGTCCTCAAGACATTGTCATTACCGGTTCAGCGATACAGGCGTTCAACCTCTGTCTCGATGCCCTTACTGATCCCGGCGATGTCGTCTTAGTAGAAAGTCCGTCGTATTTCCCTGCCTTGTCGAGTATTAAGCGACGAAATTTACGTGTGATCGAGATCTATTCACACCCAGTAAATGGCATTGATCCTGACCAGCTGGAGCATTTGGTCAGGAACAATGAAATCCGGGTGGCCGTTTTAATGGCGAGCAACCATTTTCCGACCGGAATCACCTATAGCGAAGATCGAATGAAAAGGATCGTCTCGGTAGCAAAAAAGAATGACGTTACGATCATAGCGAATAGCATGCTCGATGATATAACGTACGACAGTGTAACTGATAACTCGTTGCGAAAATTCGACTCCGGTGAAACCGTATTGCAATTTAGCAGCTTTGAGTGCGGTCTATCCCCACAATATGGGCTTGGATGGATTGTCGCCGGAAAACATTCGCAGAAAATATTGGCCGCGTCCTACTTGGGCGACTACGCGCCGAATGATCAGCGCATACAGCAGGCCGTAGCGGAGTATCTTTCCAGCCGAAGCCACGACAGGCAGTTGCGACGCATTCGGGAGACTCTTGCATCGCGCATGGAGCGAGGGCTTCAACTGCTCGCCGACAGCTTGCCGACGGGATGTTCCGTAAGCCGACCAACGGGCGGTTACATGTGTTGGGTTCGTGGTCCACAAAAATTTACGTCCATGACTGCGGTGCTCCAACTGCACAAGCAGAACGTCAGCATTTTGCCCGGCTCGGTATTTTCCGCCGCAGCCCGGTCATTCGAAAATTTCTTTGCCCTGAACTTGTCGTTTCCATGGTCAGCGGAAAACGAAGCGAAGATTGGCAGCATCGGCGATTTGATCGCACAAATTGTCGGACGCTGA
- a CDS encoding LLM class flavin-dependent oxidoreductase, which translates to MSRQMKFVAFLLAGPTCHHHAMWRHPQTENRFLDPAFWETLGRTLEAGRFDGLFFADVLSFHNETTMTRGGQMSLLDPVPLVAMMARATSRIGLGVTLSTTFQDPYAIARVLSSLDVLSGGRIAWNIVTSFSDLDAQIFGEEALLPRSERYERAEEVLKVCLDLWTGWADGALVLDKESGDFIDEAKVRRTEIAGKYVGARGVFTVPPSPQRHPVIMQAGSSPRGRDFAASHAELVFTLQHSLPDMQEFYAEMKDRVGRAGRNPDDCAILVSVDPIVGETNSLAREKQAYINDLVDPHVGIPFMSDHTGLDLSQYPVDKPIIDIPAETGSRGSFDIILQGTKANNLTLGEAAKHFAVSELCPQVVGTPETVADQLQDFFENKGCDGFIVTPTEMPGSFEAFTRSVVPILQKRGLFRKEYPGSTLRETIKA; encoded by the coding sequence ATGTCTCGCCAGATGAAGTTTGTAGCGTTTCTCTTGGCGGGGCCAACTTGCCATCATCATGCCATGTGGCGCCATCCGCAAACAGAGAATCGGTTTCTCGACCCCGCGTTCTGGGAAACGCTGGGGAGAACGCTCGAGGCAGGCAGATTTGACGGACTGTTCTTCGCGGATGTTCTCTCTTTCCATAACGAAACCACTATGACGCGAGGCGGGCAGATGTCGTTGCTTGATCCTGTCCCGCTAGTGGCGATGATGGCCCGGGCGACGTCGCGCATTGGACTCGGTGTGACATTGTCGACGACTTTCCAAGACCCCTATGCGATAGCCCGAGTGCTTTCCTCGCTTGATGTGCTAAGTGGTGGCCGCATCGCCTGGAACATTGTGACTTCCTTTAGCGACCTGGATGCGCAGATCTTTGGCGAGGAGGCGCTCCTTCCGCGCAGTGAACGTTACGAGCGCGCCGAGGAGGTCCTGAAAGTGTGCCTCGACTTGTGGACGGGGTGGGCGGACGGCGCGCTCGTCCTTGACAAGGAGAGCGGCGACTTCATTGATGAGGCGAAGGTGCGCCGCACCGAGATCGCCGGGAAATACGTCGGAGCAAGGGGCGTATTCACCGTCCCACCGAGCCCTCAGCGACACCCGGTCATTATGCAGGCCGGATCGTCACCGCGCGGCCGCGATTTTGCCGCCAGCCACGCCGAGCTTGTCTTTACGCTTCAGCACTCGTTGCCGGACATGCAGGAATTTTATGCCGAGATGAAGGATCGCGTCGGCAGGGCGGGGCGGAATCCGGACGATTGCGCCATCCTTGTCTCAGTGGACCCGATCGTCGGCGAAACGAACTCGCTTGCCCGCGAAAAGCAGGCTTACATCAATGACTTGGTCGACCCTCACGTCGGAATCCCCTTCATGTCTGACCACACCGGGCTCGATCTGTCGCAGTATCCGGTCGACAAGCCAATCATCGACATCCCGGCAGAAACCGGCTCGCGCGGTTCCTTCGATATCATCCTTCAAGGCACCAAGGCCAACAATCTCACGCTCGGCGAAGCGGCCAAGCATTTTGCCGTAAGCGAACTCTGCCCTCAAGTCGTGGGCACGCCCGAGACCGTGGCCGACCAGCTTCAGGATTTCTTCGAAAATAAGGGCTGTGATGGCTTCATCGTTACGCCCACCGAAATGCCAGGCTCCTTCGAGGCCTTCACGCGATCGGTCGTCCCGATCCTCCAGAAGCGCGGTCTATTCCGCAAGGAGTATCCGGGCTCGACTCTGAGGGAAACGATCAAAGCGTAA
- a CDS encoding non-heme iron oxygenase ferredoxin subunit: MTMNWVSLCHLDDLDTDGMYPFVIGEKKIAIYLMSGAVYATDNVCSHAYTLLTDGWLEDGLVECPLHGAQFDITTGQVVRGPADCPIAVFETRIRDNVVEVLIEGTV; encoded by the coding sequence ATGACCATGAATTGGGTAAGCCTGTGCCATCTGGATGACTTGGACACCGACGGGATGTATCCATTCGTCATTGGTGAAAAGAAAATTGCGATATATTTAATGAGCGGCGCTGTCTACGCAACGGATAACGTATGCAGTCACGCTTATACTCTATTGACGGATGGCTGGCTCGAAGATGGACTGGTCGAGTGTCCTTTGCACGGTGCACAATTCGACATCACGACTGGGCAGGTGGTCAGAGGACCTGCCGATTGTCCAATTGCCGTTTTTGAGACGAGGATCCGCGACAATGTCGTCGAAGTCCTCATCGAAGGGACCGTCTAA
- a CDS encoding amidohydrolase family protein — MVSSPARPIDCDVHVALPDTRALLPYLDDYWREHVIRRGLDREDLELSSYPPSLPLSCRPDWRPQQGLPGSQFEQLRDQVLDPFQSRFAICNVLHGSQIMFSEDLSAALCRAINNWISAEWLDRDPRLRASIVVPVHSPELAVAEIEHRAADLRFVQVLMLAMGEVPLGRRQNWPIYAAAERHDLPIGIHAGSSLRNPPSPLGWSSHYIDDYVSQAPGFSGALNSLVVEGVFNKFPRLKVVLLESGVTWLPAHLWRANKQWRGVRSETPWLTRPPSEIIREHVRLTVQPFDAPPTDGQVQTIIDQIGSDEMLLFSTDYPHWHFDGTDAVPQGLSHESLSKMLADNALATYPRLN; from the coding sequence ATGGTTTCTTCCCCGGCCCGCCCGATCGACTGCGACGTCCACGTGGCACTCCCAGACACTCGCGCGCTGCTACCATATCTTGACGACTACTGGCGGGAGCACGTCATCCGCCGTGGTCTTGATCGCGAAGACTTAGAGCTCAGTTCGTATCCGCCAAGCCTCCCTCTATCGTGTCGCCCGGACTGGCGTCCCCAGCAAGGGCTTCCCGGTTCACAATTCGAGCAATTGCGGGATCAGGTACTTGACCCATTTCAGTCACGATTCGCCATTTGCAACGTGCTGCATGGCTCGCAGATCATGTTCAGCGAGGACCTATCCGCAGCACTTTGTCGCGCCATAAACAACTGGATTAGCGCGGAATGGCTTGATCGCGACCCTCGACTTCGGGCGTCAATTGTCGTGCCGGTACACAGCCCTGAACTAGCAGTCGCAGAGATCGAACATCGCGCTGCCGATCTACGGTTCGTGCAGGTGCTCATGTTGGCTATGGGTGAGGTGCCACTTGGTAGGCGACAGAATTGGCCGATCTATGCCGCGGCCGAGCGCCACGATTTGCCAATTGGCATCCATGCGGGAAGTAGTCTTCGCAATCCGCCCAGTCCCTTGGGCTGGTCGTCGCACTATATCGACGACTACGTATCACAGGCACCGGGATTCTCTGGCGCTCTCAATAGCTTGGTGGTTGAAGGTGTTTTCAACAAATTTCCGCGCCTCAAGGTCGTATTGCTGGAGTCCGGTGTGACTTGGTTGCCGGCGCATCTATGGCGCGCGAATAAACAATGGCGCGGCGTACGATCTGAAACTCCCTGGCTTACCCGCCCGCCGTCGGAGATTATTCGCGAGCATGTGCGGCTGACTGTCCAACCTTTCGATGCCCCCCCAACAGACGGGCAGGTCCAGACGATCATCGATCAAATTGGCTCCGATGAAATGTTATTGTTCTCCACCGACTATCCGCATTGGCATTTCGACGGAACCGATGCGGTTCCTCAGGGGCTATCGCACGAATCACTATCGAAGATGCTCGCGGACAACGCTTTGGCGACCTATCCCCGCCTGAACTGA
- a CDS encoding GNAT family N-acetyltransferase encodes MHATLKTLSHFDRARVAHLELEPEQERFVDELDFVFSELQGNARPDLEHPFAVDVRHQIVGFFVLREQAALPEWAPPGVITLHSFRVGRGYQGNGYGKAATELVSQWISTNRPSANRLMLAVEEDNVRARHFYLASGFSDTGATYCDKKFGLQNVLEREIGSV; translated from the coding sequence ATGCACGCGACGCTGAAGACTTTATCTCATTTTGATCGAGCTCGCGTCGCCCACTTAGAGCTCGAGCCCGAGCAAGAACGGTTTGTCGACGAGTTGGATTTTGTGTTCTCCGAGCTTCAAGGTAACGCACGCCCCGACCTGGAGCACCCATTTGCAGTCGATGTCCGCCATCAGATCGTTGGCTTCTTTGTCCTGCGTGAACAAGCGGCCTTGCCTGAATGGGCCCCGCCAGGCGTGATTACCTTGCACAGCTTTCGCGTAGGTCGAGGATACCAAGGTAACGGATATGGAAAAGCGGCCACTGAACTTGTCTCTCAATGGATTTCCACAAACCGCCCATCTGCCAACCGCCTCATGCTTGCCGTTGAAGAAGATAATGTAAGGGCTAGACATTTTTATCTGGCGTCTGGGTTTTCTGACACCGGCGCTACTTACTGCGACAAAAAGTTTGGCTTGCAAAATGTCCTTGAACGCGAGATCGGTTCCGTCTGA
- a CDS encoding Rieske (2Fe-2S) protein → MSRHVVATVDEIASGTCKVVTVKGREIGVFRLKDEFFALINRCPHQGAPLCQGDLVSRAESPCPGEYRLTRRGEIVRCPWHGWEFDIRTGQSWCDPDSVQARTFTVEVEPGEVLAKGPLQAETVAVNVDGNYVVITV, encoded by the coding sequence ATGAGCCGCCATGTGGTCGCCACGGTAGACGAAATTGCATCTGGCACGTGCAAGGTCGTGACGGTCAAAGGACGGGAAATTGGCGTGTTCCGCCTTAAGGACGAGTTCTTTGCTCTAATTAATCGCTGTCCTCACCAAGGCGCACCGCTTTGCCAAGGCGACTTGGTTAGCAGAGCTGAGTCGCCTTGTCCTGGGGAATATCGCCTCACCCGTCGCGGAGAGATAGTGCGTTGCCCTTGGCACGGTTGGGAATTCGACATTCGCACAGGTCAATCCTGGTGCGATCCTGATAGCGTGCAGGCGCGTACTTTCACCGTCGAAGTCGAGCCCGGCGAGGTCTTGGCCAAAGGCCCTTTGCAGGCAGAAACCGTCGCGGTCAATGTTGACGGGAATTATGTCGTGATCACAGTTTGA
- a CDS encoding lyase family protein translates to MNRGSFLFVESNTTGTGELLMKRARLLGFETYLVTRNPARYPFLRDSVAQLIEAETRSPDELVGVATKLSGLAGIYSSSDYFVEAASSAAMAMGLPAANARAIATCRNKWKQATELQRHSIPIPETWLATSIRDVENILAHGTLPVVVKPVSGSGSSGVRLCDSAAAAIAGFNSAKSVLQDQVDLPSPDILIQQYVEGKEYSAEIIAYDGKLHCLGILAKHKGPPPCFVEVGHDFPAPLLEPSLQELASFASGAVSALGLEFGPAHVEFVITESGPVIIEVNPRLAGGMIPVMLSHALGTSILDMVIRLYAGEGFTPPRGSARAGAIRFRLAPTSGKLKSLGFSRNPDPTVPEAGLLKSEGGDVQIKGDFRDRVAYAVGVADELDAAAAAADRMIDSLVIDIETAADESDKQDPGPGEGRWALHPEAMKLLAPPIEISRDGRLLQHQAAIDEAHLVMLADQGLVSQAAAADLLKHILDLQDEGFQSLEGRDAPRGVYLAYEAELAARAGPEKAGWLHLARSRNDLNATISLLVLREAACSISQQIGIAQGALLQRVEEASSLVAPLYSQYQIALPGSPGHYLLGVFFALGRERQRLHSLLEDIRNCPMGAGAGGGTSMPIDPLKTASLLGFEEPSFNSLDAVASRDHHLHGLSIFASISTLLSRVAQDLQVWTTREFALIDVPRNLAGGSSMLPQKKNPFLLEHIKGSASTVIGAYVSAATATCKAPFSNSIEVSNYGCSPLRLSEEALQRALILTSLIVKGMSFNVRSMRDHLEDGSSMTAIAAERMASRGIPFREAHTQIGEIAQRLSQDDCATQRRSELASQLAGVFPVSLEECRDALQFGGGPGKRSTDDQLSVAKTHFREMELKCAEISERWAHAEAHCKGRVKELIDKHRSTCRSGVCG, encoded by the coding sequence ATGAACAGAGGTAGCTTCCTTTTCGTGGAAAGCAACACGACTGGCACTGGCGAACTATTGATGAAGCGGGCCCGACTCCTGGGCTTTGAAACCTACCTCGTTACTCGCAATCCAGCGCGCTATCCCTTTCTTAGGGACTCCGTCGCCCAACTAATCGAAGCTGAAACGCGCAGTCCGGATGAACTCGTCGGGGTCGCTACCAAATTAAGCGGCCTGGCAGGAATATACTCGTCGTCGGATTATTTTGTGGAAGCAGCGTCTAGTGCCGCGATGGCGATGGGGCTACCAGCAGCGAATGCGCGGGCTATTGCCACATGCCGGAACAAATGGAAGCAAGCGACCGAGTTACAGCGGCATTCAATCCCGATTCCTGAAACTTGGTTGGCCACTTCCATCCGAGACGTCGAGAATATTCTTGCCCATGGCACTCTACCGGTGGTCGTGAAGCCGGTATCGGGAAGCGGTAGTAGCGGCGTGCGGTTATGCGACAGTGCTGCGGCCGCCATCGCGGGCTTTAATAGCGCGAAGAGTGTACTGCAAGACCAAGTGGATTTGCCCAGTCCCGACATCCTCATCCAGCAATATGTCGAGGGTAAGGAGTACTCTGCGGAGATAATTGCGTACGATGGGAAGCTGCATTGTCTTGGAATTCTTGCCAAACACAAAGGCCCGCCTCCCTGCTTCGTCGAGGTGGGGCACGATTTCCCGGCCCCGCTATTGGAGCCGTCCCTCCAGGAATTGGCCTCTTTTGCCTCAGGCGCAGTGTCGGCCCTCGGCCTGGAGTTCGGACCGGCTCATGTGGAGTTCGTGATAACCGAGTCAGGCCCCGTCATCATCGAGGTCAACCCCAGGCTGGCTGGAGGAATGATTCCAGTCATGCTCTCCCACGCCTTGGGAACGTCAATCCTTGACATGGTGATTAGGCTCTACGCGGGAGAAGGGTTCACGCCTCCACGCGGGAGCGCAAGGGCGGGAGCTATCCGTTTCCGACTTGCTCCCACGTCAGGGAAGCTCAAAAGCCTCGGCTTTTCTCGAAATCCAGACCCGACAGTGCCAGAGGCCGGGCTACTGAAATCTGAGGGAGGCGACGTTCAAATAAAGGGCGACTTCAGAGACAGAGTAGCCTACGCCGTAGGCGTCGCTGATGAACTCGATGCTGCCGCCGCGGCGGCTGATCGGATGATCGATTCCCTTGTAATCGATATCGAGACGGCTGCTGACGAATCGGACAAGCAAGACCCTGGGCCGGGCGAGGGCAGGTGGGCCCTGCATCCTGAAGCGATGAAGTTGCTCGCCCCCCCTATCGAAATCTCGCGCGATGGCCGCCTTCTGCAGCATCAGGCGGCCATAGACGAAGCACATCTGGTCATGCTTGCGGACCAGGGCTTGGTCAGCCAGGCGGCCGCTGCCGATCTCCTCAAGCACATTTTGGATCTCCAAGACGAGGGCTTTCAGTCTTTGGAGGGCCGCGATGCCCCGCGTGGCGTCTATCTGGCCTATGAGGCCGAACTTGCGGCCAGAGCTGGCCCGGAAAAGGCCGGCTGGCTGCACCTTGCGAGATCCCGTAACGACTTGAACGCGACCATTTCTCTCCTGGTTCTTCGGGAGGCTGCATGTTCCATTTCACAACAGATAGGAATTGCACAAGGTGCCCTGCTTCAGCGAGTGGAGGAAGCGTCAAGCCTTGTGGCCCCGCTGTACAGCCAGTACCAGATCGCACTCCCCGGATCGCCAGGGCACTATCTGCTTGGCGTCTTCTTCGCTCTGGGGCGCGAGCGCCAGCGCCTCCATAGCCTGCTGGAAGACATCAGGAACTGCCCTATGGGAGCTGGTGCCGGCGGAGGCACCAGTATGCCGATTGATCCTTTGAAAACCGCAAGTCTTCTGGGATTTGAAGAGCCGTCGTTCAACTCCCTTGATGCGGTCGCGAGCCGCGACCATCACCTGCACGGGCTTTCTATCTTTGCTAGCATCTCAACCTTGCTCAGTCGTGTGGCCCAGGATCTGCAGGTCTGGACAACACGCGAGTTCGCTCTGATCGATGTTCCTCGAAATCTTGCCGGCGGCTCTTCCATGCTGCCGCAAAAGAAGAACCCGTTCCTGCTTGAACACATCAAGGGGTCGGCAAGCACCGTAATTGGTGCATACGTCTCTGCCGCAACGGCTACCTGCAAAGCGCCTTTCAGCAACTCGATTGAAGTAAGCAACTACGGCTGCTCACCTCTCAGGCTTTCCGAGGAGGCCCTGCAGAGAGCCCTCATCCTCACATCGCTTATCGTGAAGGGCATGTCGTTCAACGTGAGGTCGATGCGCGATCATCTCGAAGACGGGTCATCAATGACGGCTATCGCCGCCGAACGGATGGCGTCGCGAGGCATCCCTTTCAGGGAGGCCCACACACAAATTGGCGAGATCGCCCAGCGCCTGTCTCAGGATGACTGCGCCACACAGCGCCGAAGCGAGCTTGCCAGCCAACTCGCTGGTGTGTTCCCGGTGAGTCTTGAAGAGTGCAGGGATGCCCTGCAGTTCGGAGGAGGACCCGGAAAACGATCGACCGATGACCAGCTTTCCGTAGCAAAAACGCATTTTCGTGAGATGGAGCTGAAATGCGCCGAGATATCGGAACGCTGGGCGCACGCCGAGGCGCACTGCAAAGGGAGGGTAAAAGAACTGATCGATAAACACCGATCCACTTGTAGGAGTGGGGTGTGCGGATAA
- a CDS encoding Lrp/AsnC family transcriptional regulator produces MTQAGKTRLDDFDIKILQLVQFDSLMPQHEISDRVGLSAAAVARRLKRLSSTGIIRKDMSISNERAVGSPQTVIVEVTAKNGKPHLLDGMKRRFLNCPQVQQCYHVTGGADFILIINTRGMDEYTFLTRQLFFQEGNVKSFRTRVMMEEVKSADPIPL; encoded by the coding sequence ATGACGCAGGCTGGCAAAACTCGGCTCGACGATTTCGACATAAAAATCCTGCAATTGGTGCAGTTCGACAGCCTCATGCCGCAGCACGAAATTTCGGACCGCGTTGGCCTCTCTGCAGCGGCGGTGGCGAGACGCCTAAAACGGCTTTCGTCCACAGGGATAATCAGAAAGGACATGTCCATCTCAAACGAGAGAGCGGTTGGGAGTCCTCAGACGGTCATCGTCGAGGTGACGGCTAAAAACGGAAAACCGCATTTGCTCGACGGGATGAAAAGACGGTTCCTGAACTGCCCTCAGGTGCAGCAATGCTACCACGTTACCGGAGGGGCAGACTTCATCCTCATCATTAACACCAGGGGGATGGACGAGTATACGTTTCTCACACGCCAATTATTTTTCCAGGAAGGAAACGTGAAGAGCTTCCGAACTCGCGTCATGATGGAAGAGGTTAAGTCCGCGGATCCAATCCCGCTTTAG
- a CDS encoding amidohydrolase family protein, whose amino-acid sequence MDTNLLNQKPKVAAPSHTGFIDCDIHATWNSLADLDEFLPQYWREHRETIGSRWRQGLAKTMNYPRMSKGGGVRQDAWPSNGCVPGADLPMMQKQLLDLFNVEYGIMVQPMELSSERNVEFGAALATAANEWQLAHWCDPEPRLKGAVQINVEDEKAAIAEIERRAGDRRFVQVQFPQRGVEPIGRRRYWPIMEACAANGFPIAIHIGGIGGHPSTAGGWPSYYHEEHPAYVQAMQNTVISLVCEGVLSHIPNLKVILLESGFGWLPSLCWRLDTAWKRLRAEVPLLREKPSEYVRERIWLTTQPVDEPERPQDLLSTIEWIGEDRLMFSTDYPHWDQDDPRYAFKAALPEAWKRKIFHDNARTLYGLSQS is encoded by the coding sequence ATGGACACAAACCTGCTCAACCAGAAGCCGAAGGTCGCCGCTCCGAGCCATACGGGGTTTATTGACTGCGACATTCACGCGACCTGGAACTCGTTGGCCGATTTGGATGAGTTCCTGCCTCAATACTGGCGCGAGCATCGCGAAACCATTGGCTCGCGCTGGCGCCAGGGACTGGCGAAGACAATGAACTACCCTCGGATGAGCAAGGGCGGCGGAGTACGGCAGGATGCTTGGCCATCGAACGGCTGCGTTCCCGGGGCTGACCTTCCGATGATGCAAAAGCAGCTGCTTGATCTGTTCAACGTCGAATACGGCATCATGGTGCAGCCCATGGAGCTTAGCAGCGAGCGCAATGTCGAATTCGGCGCGGCCCTGGCGACCGCAGCCAACGAATGGCAGCTCGCACATTGGTGTGATCCGGAACCGCGGTTGAAGGGCGCGGTTCAAATCAACGTGGAGGATGAAAAGGCGGCCATTGCGGAGATTGAAAGGCGGGCGGGAGATCGGCGTTTTGTGCAGGTGCAGTTTCCGCAGCGTGGCGTGGAGCCGATCGGGCGTAGGCGGTACTGGCCCATTATGGAGGCCTGCGCGGCTAACGGCTTTCCGATCGCGATCCATATCGGGGGAATAGGGGGGCACCCGTCCACTGCCGGCGGTTGGCCCTCCTACTATCATGAGGAACATCCCGCCTATGTGCAGGCCATGCAGAATACGGTGATTAGCTTGGTTTGCGAGGGTGTATTGTCGCACATTCCCAATCTGAAGGTGATCCTGCTGGAATCCGGATTCGGATGGCTGCCTTCTTTATGTTGGCGACTGGATACGGCGTGGAAACGTTTGCGCGCAGAGGTGCCACTGTTGCGTGAAAAGCCATCCGAGTATGTCCGCGAGCGCATTTGGCTTACCACCCAACCCGTTGACGAGCCGGAGCGACCTCAGGATCTGCTGTCCACGATCGAATGGATCGGGGAAGATCGGTTGATGTTTTCGACAGATTACCCCCACTGGGACCAAGACGATCCGCGCTATGCATTCAAGGCCGCCTTGCCTGAAGCGTGGAAGCGCAAGATCTTCCATGATAATGCACGCACGTTGTATGGGCTGAGCCAATCATGA
- a CDS encoding NAD(P)/FAD-dependent oxidoreductase: protein MSGAPTAGLESDCDDQNRAQLYLGTFQPLMLSVIRYRLETDTGTDLMGDFVIIGSGVAGHRAAAELHRLDPSQSVYVVGTEPGAPYDRPPLSKEYLKTTEPVRPDLGPAEIYKSNVTLRDGLTATSIDRPNQTIALSDGSSIQYDRLLLATGSRLRHLDLPNIDPARVFYLRTILDAQRLRTALDNHLRIAIIGGGFVGLEIAAAAKRNGCTVTLLERAPELLSRGATPPLAEFARKMHSRQDVRIFLGINISEAFQDGSDIVLRWPEGEVRSDILVVGVGIIPNIELALQCGLATADGILVDQQCRTSDEWIFAAGEVTSYPVDRLGVHIRTESWSSASAQGTVAATSMLGRNGMFNELPWFWSDQYDCNIQCLGLPKRASRFHQIGDLNSESWLRIGVDDAGSLVGAESVNKGREMSALRRADRRGEPIPTALIKDSILVQSCSTVGDLGAGSASLNVNVRTQ, encoded by the coding sequence GTGAGCGGCGCACCGACAGCCGGTCTAGAATCGGATTGTGATGATCAAAATCGAGCGCAGCTGTATCTAGGAACGTTCCAGCCGTTGATGTTAAGCGTTATCAGATACCGCTTAGAGACGGACACGGGAACGGATCTGATGGGCGACTTTGTTATTATCGGAAGTGGAGTGGCTGGCCACCGTGCTGCTGCTGAACTTCACCGGCTCGACCCAAGTCAGTCTGTGTACGTTGTCGGGACAGAACCAGGGGCGCCATATGACAGGCCACCCCTCTCAAAAGAATACCTGAAGACAACAGAGCCAGTTCGTCCGGACCTTGGCCCTGCCGAGATCTATAAGTCGAACGTGACACTGCGGGACGGCCTCACTGCGACCAGCATCGATCGCCCCAATCAAACGATAGCGCTATCGGATGGCTCTTCTATTCAATATGATAGGCTCTTGTTGGCCACAGGATCGCGGCTACGCCATCTGGATCTACCGAATATCGACCCTGCGCGCGTCTTCTATCTACGCACGATTTTAGATGCCCAGCGACTAAGGACGGCCCTGGATAACCATCTGCGTATTGCTATCATTGGAGGCGGCTTCGTTGGTTTGGAAATAGCAGCGGCAGCAAAGCGCAATGGATGCACCGTCACCTTGCTGGAACGCGCACCGGAACTCTTGTCGCGTGGCGCCACGCCTCCACTCGCAGAGTTTGCCCGCAAGATGCATTCCCGACAAGACGTCAGGATTTTTCTTGGCATCAACATCAGCGAAGCCTTCCAGGACGGAAGCGATATTGTTCTGAGGTGGCCTGAAGGCGAGGTCAGATCTGACATTCTGGTCGTGGGTGTTGGCATTATTCCTAACATCGAGCTTGCCCTTCAATGCGGACTAGCTACGGCTGATGGAATCCTGGTCGATCAACAATGCCGTACCTCCGACGAATGGATTTTTGCTGCTGGCGAGGTGACGAGCTATCCTGTCGATCGCCTAGGGGTGCATATACGCACAGAGTCATGGAGCTCTGCTTCAGCTCAAGGCACCGTGGCAGCGACCAGCATGTTGGGAAGAAATGGTATGTTCAACGAGCTTCCATGGTTCTGGTCTGACCAATATGACTGCAACATTCAATGCCTTGGATTACCGAAGAGGGCATCGCGTTTCCACCAGATCGGCGACCTGAACTCCGAGAGTTGGCTGCGCATTGGAGTTGACGATGCCGGATCCTTGGTAGGGGCTGAAAGCGTTAATAAAGGGCGGGAGATGTCGGCACTTCGGCGCGCCGATCGAAGGGGCGAGCCAATTCCAACGGCGCTCATCAAGGACTCAATACTGGTACAGAGTTGCTCAACGGTTGGTGATTTGGGAGCTGGATCCGCGAGCCTCAATGTAAATGTGAGGACGCAATGA